One genomic segment of Microcella indica includes these proteins:
- the purE gene encoding 5-(carboxyamino)imidazole ribonucleotide mutase, whose amino-acid sequence MGSDSDWPVMEAAAEALEQFGIGVEVHVLSAHRTPDAMIAYGRAAAGKGIRVIIAGAGGAAHLPGMIASVTTLPVIGVPVPLKTLDGLDSLLSIVQMPAGIPVATVSIGGGRNAGILAARIIGSHDPRVAEAIAAFARDLESTVGAKNEALKSTVANRAPSTSSSTPTTLAP is encoded by the coding sequence ATGGGCTCCGACTCCGACTGGCCCGTCATGGAGGCAGCCGCTGAGGCCCTCGAGCAGTTCGGCATCGGCGTCGAGGTGCACGTGCTGAGCGCGCACCGCACTCCTGACGCGATGATCGCGTACGGTCGCGCGGCGGCCGGCAAGGGCATCCGGGTCATCATCGCGGGCGCGGGCGGCGCCGCCCACCTGCCGGGCATGATCGCGAGCGTGACGACGCTGCCGGTGATCGGCGTTCCCGTTCCTCTGAAGACTCTCGACGGCCTCGACAGCCTGTTGAGCATCGTGCAGATGCCGGCGGGAATCCCGGTGGCGACGGTGTCGATCGGCGGCGGCCGCAATGCGGGCATTCTGGCGGCCCGCATCATCGGATCCCACGACCCGCGCGTGGCGGAGGCGATCGCCGCGTTCGCCCGCGACCTCGAGAGCACGGTCGGCGCGAAGAACGAGGCGCTGAAGAGCACGGTAGCCAACCGCGCGCCCAGCACCAGCAGCAGCACGCCGACCACCCTGGCCCCCTAG
- the rfbD gene encoding dTDP-4-dehydrorhamnose reductase, with protein MTRYLITGAHGSLGHDLQAALAAAPGTRHVTALGRAELDITDPDACRAAVADHDVVLNAAAYTAVDAAEDDEEAAHLVNAIGAENLAAASRTAGAVLVQYSTDYVFDGRQAEPYSEDTPHSPVSAYGRTKAEGERRARAAHPEGTIVLRTAWLYGEHGPSFVRTMMRLYRERGTLAVVDDQHGQPTWTRDLADQTIRMLDSGLRSATLHGTNSGSTSWHGFAQAIVENLGGDPADVTPVTSADYPRRAPRPANSVLSHDGWQQHGLTPMRAWRPALERAMTAAGWTP; from the coding sequence ATGACCCGCTACCTCATCACCGGCGCCCACGGCAGCCTCGGTCACGACCTGCAGGCCGCCCTCGCCGCCGCACCGGGAACCCGCCACGTCACCGCCCTCGGGCGAGCCGAGCTCGACATCACCGACCCCGATGCGTGCCGCGCCGCCGTCGCCGACCACGACGTCGTGCTCAACGCCGCCGCCTACACCGCTGTCGACGCCGCCGAAGACGACGAGGAGGCCGCCCACCTCGTCAACGCGATCGGCGCCGAGAACCTGGCCGCAGCATCCCGCACCGCCGGCGCCGTGCTCGTGCAGTACTCCACCGACTACGTCTTCGACGGCCGGCAGGCCGAACCGTACTCCGAAGACACCCCGCACAGCCCCGTGAGCGCCTACGGCCGCACCAAAGCCGAGGGTGAGCGCCGCGCACGCGCCGCGCACCCCGAGGGCACGATCGTGCTGCGCACCGCCTGGCTCTACGGCGAGCACGGGCCCAGCTTCGTGCGTACCATGATGCGCCTCTACCGCGAGCGGGGCACCCTGGCCGTCGTGGACGACCAGCACGGTCAGCCGACGTGGACGCGCGACCTCGCCGACCAGACGATCAGGATGCTCGACTCGGGCCTGCGCAGCGCCACGCTGCACGGCACCAACTCGGGCAGCACTAGCTGGCACGGCTTCGCGCAGGCTATCGTCGAGAACCTTGGCGGCGATCCCGCCGACGTCACCCCTGTCACGAGCGCCGACTACCCCCGACGCGCACCCCGCCCCGCCAACTCGGTGCTGTCGCACGACGGGTGGCAGCAGCACGGCCTGACCCCGATGAGAGCCTGGCGCCCCGCGCTCGAGCGCGCCATGACGGCAGCAGGATGGACCCCATGA
- a CDS encoding glycosyltransferase yields the protein MSVGLRYLPDYSASNPYQSMLYSRASEFDVDVSAIALDDLDALDPAAGASIVHLHWTNPIIQRFTDPSRARDSMRHTLDALRRYRERGGRLVWTVHNVLPHDHSNHVLELELCQHLAREADVVHVLSASTLRAVEPYYPLHDATVIMQGHASFLGHYPDTVTREHARTALGVKPDDEVIVSVGGVRPYRGLERLAEAVTGLQRTRPRARLAVAGRPGRGTDVAALERALDAVPGTVRRLDFVPDDELQNWMRAADVAAMPYERILNSASFPLAQTFGVPVVAPDLGVFHDHRGAPYLHLYPARSTEGLVAALDAALRADDRAERAAAAREAAEAYPPAAMSRGFFPQLLGALGLTHPPSPHQ from the coding sequence GTGAGCGTCGGGCTGCGCTACCTGCCCGACTACTCGGCGTCGAACCCGTACCAGTCGATGCTGTACAGCCGGGCATCCGAGTTCGATGTCGACGTCAGCGCGATCGCGCTCGACGACCTCGACGCACTCGACCCGGCGGCGGGTGCGAGCATCGTGCACCTGCACTGGACCAACCCAATCATCCAACGGTTCACCGACCCGTCGCGCGCACGCGACTCGATGCGGCACACCCTCGACGCGCTGCGCCGCTACCGCGAGCGCGGCGGCCGACTCGTGTGGACGGTGCACAACGTGCTGCCCCACGACCACAGCAACCACGTGCTCGAACTCGAACTCTGTCAGCACCTCGCCCGCGAGGCCGACGTCGTGCACGTGCTCAGCGCGAGCACCCTGCGGGCCGTCGAGCCCTACTATCCGCTGCACGACGCCACCGTCATCATGCAAGGCCACGCGAGCTTCCTCGGCCACTACCCCGACACCGTCACGCGCGAGCACGCGCGCACCGCCCTGGGCGTCAAGCCCGACGACGAGGTCATCGTCTCCGTCGGCGGCGTGCGCCCCTACCGAGGGCTCGAACGACTTGCCGAGGCCGTCACCGGGCTGCAGCGCACCCGCCCGCGGGCGCGCCTCGCCGTCGCCGGCAGGCCCGGGCGCGGCACCGACGTCGCCGCCCTCGAGCGCGCCCTCGACGCCGTGCCCGGCACCGTGCGCCGCCTCGACTTCGTGCCCGACGACGAACTGCAGAACTGGATGCGCGCCGCCGACGTCGCCGCCATGCCCTACGAGCGCATCCTCAACTCGGCATCGTTCCCCCTCGCCCAGACCTTCGGCGTGCCCGTCGTCGCCCCCGACCTCGGTGTGTTCCACGACCATCGCGGCGCCCCGTACCTGCACCTCTACCCGGCACGGTCCACCGAGGGGCTCGTCGCGGCGCTCGACGCCGCCCTGCGCGCCGACGACCGTGCCGAGCGCGCGGCGGCCGCGCGGGAGGCCGCCGAGGCCTACCCGCCCGCGGCGATGTCGCGCGGCTTCTTCCCGCAGCTGCTGGGAGCGCTCGGGCTCACTCACCCGCCGAGCCCGCACCAGTAG
- a CDS encoding glycosyltransferase family 4 protein, with amino-acid sequence MSTLRVVLDQVGAARPSGIGRYALELTRALIETAPRGIDVAGIVASSPADHYARIEKALPGLTALHKSALDRRQLAAAWQHGFTRLPGSGMVHAPSLLAPLYRHDRLNNPGEQFVVTVHEATPWTHPETMSPRAVAWHKAMAKRAERYADAVVVPTHAVGDELAGVIDVGDRIRVIAGAVSSDLAVPADADARAHALGLPERYALAVGPLEKRKGIPDLLWAMGDVHAPDVPLVLVGIDADEIAEIEHQAHLDAGSVIALGTLDDADLALAYARAAVVVVPSISDGFGLPALEAMGLGAPVVHSDAPALLEVCADAGLIVPRLDAAGYPRRLADAIQSVLDDGALAAQLSVRGRDRAHAYNWRDSAEKTWQLHADL; translated from the coding sequence ATGTCGACGCTCAGGGTCGTGCTCGACCAGGTCGGGGCTGCCCGCCCCTCCGGTATCGGCCGCTACGCCCTCGAGCTGACGCGCGCCCTCATCGAGACGGCGCCGCGCGGCATCGACGTGGCCGGCATCGTCGCCTCCTCCCCCGCCGACCACTACGCGCGCATCGAGAAGGCCCTGCCCGGCCTCACCGCCCTGCACAAGAGCGCCCTCGACCGGCGCCAGCTCGCCGCCGCCTGGCAGCACGGCTTCACGCGCCTCCCCGGCAGCGGCATGGTGCACGCGCCCAGCCTGCTCGCGCCCCTGTACCGCCACGACCGGCTCAACAACCCTGGCGAGCAGTTCGTGGTCACCGTGCACGAGGCCACGCCGTGGACGCACCCCGAGACCATGAGCCCGCGCGCCGTCGCGTGGCACAAGGCCATGGCCAAGCGCGCCGAGCGCTACGCCGACGCCGTCGTCGTGCCCACGCACGCCGTGGGCGACGAGCTCGCGGGCGTCATCGACGTCGGCGACCGCATCCGCGTCATCGCCGGCGCCGTCAGCAGCGACCTCGCGGTGCCCGCCGACGCGGATGCCCGAGCTCACGCCCTCGGCCTCCCCGAGCGCTACGCCCTCGCCGTCGGACCGCTCGAGAAGCGCAAAGGAATCCCCGACCTGCTGTGGGCGATGGGCGACGTGCACGCCCCCGACGTGCCCCTCGTGCTCGTCGGCATCGACGCCGACGAGATCGCCGAGATCGAGCACCAGGCGCACCTCGACGCTGGCAGCGTCATCGCGCTCGGCACGCTCGACGACGCCGACCTCGCGCTCGCCTACGCGCGCGCCGCCGTCGTCGTCGTGCCCAGCATCTCCGACGGCTTCGGCCTGCCCGCCCTCGAAGCCATGGGCCTCGGGGCGCCCGTCGTGCACTCCGACGCTCCCGCACTGCTCGAAGTGTGCGCCGACGCCGGGCTCATCGTGCCGCGGCTCGACGCCGCCGGGTACCCGCGTCGGCTCGCCGACGCCATCCAGAGCGTGCTCGATGACGGCGCGCTCGCCGCGCAGCTGAGCGTGCGCGGGCGCGACCGCGCGCACGCCTACAACTGGCGCGACTCGGCCGAGAAGACCTGGCAGCTGCACGCCGACCTGTAG
- the rfbB gene encoding dTDP-glucose 4,6-dehydratase, which produces MKLLVTGGAGFIGSNFVHHVIAHTDHHVTVLDKLTYAGNRASLDGLPEDRLTFVHGDITDAPLVDRLTSAADAVVHYAAESHNDNSLDDPRPFVDTNLIGTYTLLEAARRHGTRFHHISTDEVYGDLELNDPARFTEATPYNPSSPYSSTKAGSDLLVRAWVRSFGVQATISNCSNNYGPYQHVEKFIPRQITNVLRGERPKLYGAGLNVRDWIHADDHSAAVLTILEKGRIGETYLIGADGEKSNREVVELILTTLGQPADAYDHVTDRAGHDLRYAIDSSKLRTELGWQPQFGDFEAGLAATIQWYRDNEPWWAPQKDATEAQYRAKGQ; this is translated from the coding sequence GTGAAGCTTCTCGTCACCGGCGGCGCCGGGTTCATCGGCTCCAACTTCGTGCATCACGTGATCGCGCACACCGACCATCACGTTACGGTGCTCGACAAGCTGACGTACGCGGGCAACCGGGCCTCCCTCGACGGGCTGCCCGAGGACCGGCTCACGTTCGTGCACGGCGACATCACGGATGCGCCCCTCGTCGACCGGCTCACCTCCGCCGCGGATGCGGTCGTGCACTACGCCGCCGAGAGCCACAACGACAACTCGCTCGACGACCCTCGGCCCTTCGTCGACACCAACCTCATCGGCACCTACACGCTGCTCGAAGCCGCCCGGCGCCACGGCACCAGGTTTCACCACATCTCCACCGACGAGGTCTACGGCGACCTCGAGCTCAACGACCCTGCGCGCTTCACCGAGGCGACCCCCTACAACCCTTCGAGCCCCTACTCGTCGACCAAGGCCGGCAGCGATCTGCTCGTGCGCGCCTGGGTGCGCTCCTTCGGCGTGCAGGCGACGATCTCGAACTGCTCCAACAACTACGGGCCGTACCAGCACGTCGAGAAGTTCATCCCCCGCCAGATCACCAACGTGCTGCGGGGCGAGCGTCCCAAGCTCTACGGCGCGGGGCTCAACGTGCGCGACTGGATTCACGCCGACGACCACTCCGCGGCCGTGCTCACCATCCTCGAGAAGGGCCGCATCGGCGAGACCTACCTCATCGGCGCCGACGGCGAGAAGAGCAACAGGGAGGTCGTCGAGCTCATCCTCACGACCCTCGGGCAGCCCGCCGACGCCTACGACCACGTCACCGACCGCGCCGGGCACGACCTGCGCTACGCGATCGACTCGAGCAAGCTGCGCACCGAGCTCGGCTGGCAGCCACAGTTCGGCGACTTCGAGGCCGGGCTGGCCGCGACCATCCAGTGGTACCGCGACAACGAGCCATGGTGGGCACCCCAGAAAGACGCGACCGAGGCGCAGTACCGCGCCAAAGGCCAGTAG
- a CDS encoding LCP family protein: MTLTSPLRHPDTRDAALMTRRAWWLLGLNLLIPGTAQLLAGSRRWGRFAVASTFTLWAVALAAGILFVAARPVALTIATNVVVLWLAQAALVFYALLWLVTTLNAFTLLRLVRTVPAARGWLAALTAVTIVVATGGAAYAAYLTGVGRDALGAVFAGGGIVEPIDGRYTVLLLGGDAGPDRLGLRPDSITLASIDASSGAVSLIGIPRNLYDAPVPPESPLYEAWPNGFDCGDDCLISYLYPWAEERPELYPTAAATGSSPGIEAMRDAVEGVTGLAVQFTVLIDMAGFEDLIDALGGVVIDVEEPITLGINGGPVVGEIAAGEQRMDGETALWYARSRYNLTDFDRMEHQRDVQEAMLRQLDPATVLTRFESIADASSDLVRTDVPQSMIGVFTDLAVRGRELPLRRLELVPPTIDNVQPDYALARILVAEAVAPLPTPTPTPSP, encoded by the coding sequence GTGACGCTCACCTCCCCGCTCCGGCATCCAGACACCCGGGATGCTGCGCTCATGACCCGCCGCGCCTGGTGGCTGCTCGGCCTGAACCTGCTGATCCCGGGCACGGCCCAGCTGCTCGCGGGCAGCCGTCGGTGGGGTCGGTTCGCGGTGGCGTCGACGTTCACGCTGTGGGCGGTGGCGCTCGCGGCGGGCATCCTGTTCGTCGCCGCCCGCCCGGTGGCGCTGACGATCGCGACGAACGTGGTCGTGCTGTGGCTGGCTCAGGCGGCGCTCGTCTTCTACGCGCTGCTGTGGCTGGTGACGACTCTGAACGCGTTCACGCTGCTGCGTCTGGTACGCACGGTTCCGGCGGCGCGCGGCTGGCTGGCGGCGCTGACGGCGGTGACGATCGTGGTGGCGACGGGCGGGGCGGCCTACGCCGCGTATCTGACGGGCGTGGGTCGGGATGCTCTGGGCGCCGTCTTCGCGGGCGGCGGCATCGTCGAGCCGATCGACGGGCGGTACACGGTGCTGCTGCTCGGCGGCGATGCGGGCCCGGACCGTCTGGGCCTGCGGCCCGACAGCATCACGCTGGCGAGCATCGACGCGTCGAGCGGCGCTGTGTCGCTCATCGGTATTCCGCGCAACCTGTACGACGCGCCAGTTCCCCCGGAGTCGCCGCTGTACGAGGCGTGGCCGAACGGCTTCGACTGCGGCGACGACTGCTTGATCAGCTACCTGTACCCGTGGGCGGAGGAACGCCCGGAGCTGTATCCGACGGCGGCGGCGACCGGGTCGAGCCCGGGCATCGAGGCGATGCGCGACGCGGTGGAGGGTGTGACAGGCCTCGCCGTGCAGTTCACGGTGCTCATCGACATGGCGGGGTTCGAGGATCTCATCGATGCGCTCGGCGGCGTCGTGATCGACGTGGAGGAGCCGATCACGCTCGGCATCAACGGCGGCCCCGTGGTGGGCGAGATCGCGGCGGGGGAGCAGCGCATGGACGGCGAGACGGCGCTCTGGTACGCCCGCAGCCGTTACAACCTCACCGACTTCGACCGCATGGAGCATCAGCGCGACGTGCAGGAGGCGATGCTGCGTCAGCTGGACCCCGCGACGGTGCTCACGCGGTTCGAGTCGATCGCCGATGCGAGCAGCGACCTCGTGCGCACCGATGTTCCGCAGTCGATGATCGGCGTGTTCACCGACCTCGCGGTGCGGGGGCGCGAGTTGCCGCTGCGCAGGCTCGAGCTCGTGCCGCCGACGATCGACAACGTGCAGCCCGACTACGCGCTCGCGCGCATCCTCGTCGCCGAGGCGGTGGCGCCGCTGCCGACGCCCACGCCGACCCCGTCCCCGTAG